Proteins encoded in a region of the Drosophila gunungcola strain Sukarami chromosome 3L unlocalized genomic scaffold, Dgunungcola_SK_2 000005F, whole genome shotgun sequence genome:
- the LOC128258946 gene encoding sodium channel protein Nach, with translation MSRIVTAFNRTVVEYFRKTSLNGFGLLYFIRKRRVQRIFWFLFISFGIILAGYAVFEMILEFLSYSTVTDLSELKVAEDEMYLPELRICSGYRFSGRKIINYVQDIDNPNNKSQEYLLRKLSLLSGYFDSLSVESEEVSQYSLPDIKNITSLLLSLSPACETLIIKCKLQKISANCSELFILKATIQGNCCVLNRANLTGELSLFLDSSQEDAYPLNDNFPGFSLHIPSWLGRISINPGEMAAVQVEVMELQGNPQLRAYAIEKRGCYFSQEGESREKCLNECRIKATLINCQCVPYPFGLSEENFKLHCTLENINCLQLVEKNWSPAQCPQCFPLCNQLFYRLKKKVIGNLHPWRSELYIKFKTPHRQLYKTNILYHWYQVLSNIGGVLGICIGCSLISFFELIYFMVFRLWSNYLRQPEI, from the exons ATGTCTCGAATTGTGACTGCTTTCAATCGAACAGTTGTGGAATATTTTCGAAAAACAAGTCTTAACGGTTTCGGTCTGCTTTACTTTATCAGAAAACGCCGAGTTCAGAGAATAttctggtttttgtttattagttttggCATAATATTGGCTGGCTATGCCGTGTTCGAAATGATTCTGGAATTTCTCAGCTACTCAACTGTTACAGATCTCTCGGAATTAAAAGTAGCGGAAGATGAAATGTATTTGCCCGAGTTAAGAATATGTAGTGGCTATAGGTTTAGTGgcagaaaaattataaattatgtaCAGGATATAGATAATCCCAATAATAAATCCCAGGAATATTTGTTAAGGAAATTGTCATTGCTTTCTGGTTATTTTGATTCTTTGTCTGTTGAATCAGAGGAAGTTTCTCAATATAGTTTACcggatataaaaaatattacctcTCTTTTGTTAAGTTTGTCACCAGCCTGCgaaactttaataataaaatgtaaacttcAAAAAATCTCTGCCAATTGTTcagaattatttatattaaaagctACTATTCAAGGCAATTGCTGTGTTTTAAATAGGGCAAATCTCACGGGAGAACTTTCCCTTTTTCTAGATTCCTCACAAGAAGATGCTTATCCTTTAAACGATAATTTCCCTGGCTTTAGTTTACATATTCCTAGTTGGCTGGGTAGAATTAGTATTAACCCTGGTGAAATGGCAGCTGTACAAGTAGAAGTTATGGAActtcagggaaatcctcaatTAAGAGCGTATGCCATAGAAAAGCGAGGTTGTTATTTTTCTCAAGAGGGCGAAAGTAGGGAAAAGTGCCTCAACGAGTGTAGAATAAAAGCCACCTTAATTAATTGCCAGTGTGTGCCATATCCGTTTGGGTTGAGCGAGGAAAACTTTAAACTGCATTGTACTCTGGAgaatataaattgtttgcaGTTGGTGGAGA AAAACTGGTCACCAGCTCAGTGTCCGCAATGTTTTCCGCTGTGCAATCAATTGTTTTATAGACTAAAGAAAAAAGTCATAGGCAATTTGCATCCTTGGAGAAGTgaattgtatattaaatttaaaacaccacatcgccagctgtacaaaaccaATATACTCTATCATTGGTATCAAGTGCTGT CAAACATTGGTGGTGTTCTGGGCATTTGCATTGGCTGCTCTCTCATCAGCTTCTTCGAGTTGATCTATTTTATGGTCTTTCGCCTATGGTCCAACTATCTTCGGCAGCCAGagatttaa